Proteins encoded by one window of bacterium:
- a CDS encoding flagellar assembly protein FliW yields MEIQHRHLGGVTYSEDEVVTFPQGLLGFLRFKKYVFLQPSEYLPFRWMISIENPEVSFMLMNPLTCCTDYSPNITRRDLNELSAENPQSLEMYSIVTMNLDPRLATVNLSGPILVNKPMKIGKQLVLLDDRYSTKHRIIQS; encoded by the coding sequence ATGGAAATCCAGCATCGCCACCTGGGCGGGGTGACCTACTCGGAGGACGAGGTCGTCACCTTTCCCCAAGGATTGCTTGGTTTTCTGCGGTTCAAGAAGTACGTCTTTTTGCAACCGTCAGAGTACTTGCCGTTTCGATGGATGATCAGCATTGAGAATCCGGAAGTGAGTTTCATGCTGATGAATCCTCTCACCTGCTGCACGGATTACAGCCCCAACATTACCCGCCGCGATCTCAACGAATTGTCCGCCGAGAATCCGCAAAGCTTGGAGATGTACTCTATTGTAACTATGAATCTTGATCCCCGCTTGGCCACCGTAAACCTGAGTGGCCCGATTCTCGTCAACAAGCCGATGAAGATCGGCAAACAATTGGTGCTCCTTGACGATCGCTACTCGACCAAGCACCGCATTATTCAATCTTAG
- the csrA gene encoding carbon storage regulator CsrA has protein sequence MLVLTRRLGETIVIGDDIVIKIVDIHGKQIRVGIEAPAEISVYRGEIYERIMLENKAAVEAALGDVKTMTDGLKELMSSQPVVGHSDDSKSSVT, from the coding sequence ATGCTGGTCTTGACAAGGAGGTTGGGTGAGACAATCGTCATCGGTGATGATATCGTAATCAAGATCGTGGACATTCATGGGAAACAAATCCGTGTTGGCATCGAAGCGCCTGCCGAGATCAGTGTCTATCGGGGGGAGATCTACGAACGGATTATGTTGGAAAACAAGGCTGCCGTCGAAGCCGCATTAGGGGATGTCAAGACCATGACTGACGGTCTGAAAGAGTTGATGTCCAGCCAACCTGTCGTTGGCCACTCCGATGATTCCAAGTCGTCCGTCACCTAG